A single Anopheles arabiensis isolate DONGOLA chromosome 2, AaraD3, whole genome shotgun sequence DNA region contains:
- the LOC120894344 gene encoding zinc metalloproteinase nas-14-like, which translates to MVCGKETLFALGTLLLACSLLEWAEGRGATGPSLDVGQRLRALKARKASAVNGAAPIKFKPWEAGLGVYKEGDIMERVVRQRNGVALSAFPNARWPNAVVPYVVTNTFTTTQQGVIQSAMAQIAAATCVRFVPRTTEALYVTIGNGESGCWSYVGRSTRNSENQVNLQSPECVDIGTVVHELMHSIGFYHEFTRPDRDEWVTIDQGALAPEYQSATFYADNYGKMAASDVVLYGRKYDYGSVMHYSKYAAAASRTRPVMNNLQPWTGDFGNDNGLSAADIIDINYMYCNGTTTTTAQAATTTTTARPATTTTTTARPVTTTTTTTSRAATTTTTTTTRASTTTTRASTTTTRAPTTTATTRAPTTVRPGIFTTLIQVPVTRFLEILRSLPLFNLFSMG; encoded by the exons ATGGTTTGCGGTAAGGAAACGTTGTTCGCCCTCGGCACGCTGCTGCTTGCCTGCAGTCTGCTGGAGTGGGCCGAAGGTCGTGGCGCCACCGGCCCCAGCCTCGACGTTGGACAGCGGCTGCGTGCGTTGAAAGCGCGCAAAGCGTCCGCGGTCAATGGTGCAGCACCGATCAAGTTCAAGCCGTGGGAGGCGGGCCTGGGCGTCTACAAGGAGGGCGACATCATGGAGCGAGTCGTCCGCCAGCGGAACGGGGTGGCGCTGAGCGCCTTCCCGAATGCGCGCTGGCCGAACGCAGTCGTACCGTACGTGGTGACGAACACCTTCA CGACAACACAGCAGGGCGTCATTCAATCGGCAATGGCACAGATCGCTGCCGCCACGTGTGTCCGGTTCGTTCCGCGCACCACGGAAGCGCTGTACGTGACTATCGGTAACGGCGAGAGTGGCTGCTGGTCGTACGTTGGCCGCAGTACCCGCAACAGCGAAAATCAGGTGAACCTGCAGAGCCCGGAGTGTGTGGACATCGGTACGGTGGTGCACGAGCTGATGCACTCGATCGGTTTCTATCACGAGTTTACGCGCCCGGATCGTGACGAGTGGGTGACGATCGATCAAGGCGCACTCGCGCCCGAGTACCAGTCGGCCACGTTCTACGCCGACAACTACGGCAAGATGGCCGCCAGCGATGTGGTGCTGTACGGCCGGAAGTACGACTACGGTAGTGTGATGCACTACTCCAAGTACGCGGCAGCAGCAAGCCGTACGCGCCCCGTCATGAACAACCTGCAGCCCTGGACCGGTGACTTCGGCAACGATAACGGGCTGTCGGCGGCTGACATCATCGACATCAATTACATGTACTGCAATGGGACGACCACGACCACGGCACAGGCGGCCACGACTACTACCACTGCCAGGCCCGCTaccacgacgacaacgactGCACGCCCGGTGACTACCACGACAACCACTACGAGCAGGGCTGCCACCACGACAACCACGACTACGACCCGGgcttcaaccaccaccacccgggcTTCAACCACCACGACCCGGGCTCCAACCACCACGGCTACGACCCGGGCTCCAACCACGGTACGTCCGGGCATCTTCACCACGCTTATCCAGGTGCCAGTAACACGCTTCCTCGAGATACTCCGCTCGCTGCCACTGTTCAACCTGTTCAGCATGGGCTGA